One genomic region from Haloterrigena gelatinilytica encodes:
- the phaC gene encoding class III poly(R)-hydroxyalkanoic acid synthase subunit PhaC has product MNNPFATALNMQRQAWEATADLAEKSRVAPDRTETVENIEVGQTPSEVVYEENKLKLLHYESQTEEQHDVPILIVYALINKPYILDLQPDRSVVRTLLESGFDVYLIDWGEPSKLDRSLSLDDYVNRYIDNCVDVVRERSGQDAINILGYCMGGTKSAMYASLYPEKVKNLGLMAAGLCFAGEGGVLELWGGEEFYDPEAVTETFDNVPAEFLDVGFALMDPVANNVTKYVRFYDNMEDGDFVENFARMERWLDEGIDVAGEAYEEFIRDIYQDNKLYNNELYLGDERVDVSNIDMPVLQIVAEYDHLIPPGASKPFNEVIGSDDTEVMEFATGHIGMSVSSRSHEELWPQVSEWFEERSNGSDVDSEPETPEPEAADAALAEDVAGDESGAEDLADGSGLETDAESSTQTELDAETSDLHGEDRSDAEIVERGEDDVQEEPAEPGEMNVDEEVVEEVTDEDVDAESAIESETDDLTDLDGVGQAYADTLAEAGIETFDELVDADVAELATETGISPSRIEDWIEQAESR; this is encoded by the coding sequence ATGAACAATCCGTTCGCGACCGCCCTGAACATGCAGCGACAGGCCTGGGAGGCGACCGCCGATCTGGCCGAGAAGAGTCGGGTCGCCCCGGACCGCACCGAAACCGTCGAGAACATCGAGGTCGGTCAGACGCCCAGCGAGGTCGTCTACGAGGAGAACAAGCTGAAACTCCTCCACTACGAGTCCCAGACGGAGGAGCAACACGACGTGCCGATCCTCATCGTCTACGCGCTGATCAACAAACCCTACATCCTCGACCTCCAGCCGGACCGCTCGGTGGTCCGGACCTTACTCGAGTCCGGCTTCGACGTCTACCTGATCGACTGGGGCGAGCCCTCGAAGCTGGACCGTTCGCTGTCGCTGGACGACTACGTCAACCGCTACATCGACAACTGCGTCGACGTCGTCCGCGAACGCTCCGGCCAGGACGCGATCAACATCCTCGGCTACTGCATGGGCGGCACGAAGTCGGCCATGTACGCCTCGCTGTACCCCGAGAAGGTCAAGAACCTCGGACTGATGGCCGCGGGCCTCTGTTTCGCCGGCGAGGGCGGCGTCCTCGAGCTCTGGGGCGGCGAGGAGTTCTACGATCCGGAAGCGGTCACCGAGACGTTCGACAACGTCCCCGCCGAGTTCTTGGACGTCGGCTTCGCGCTGATGGACCCCGTCGCGAACAACGTGACGAAGTACGTCCGGTTCTACGACAACATGGAGGACGGGGACTTCGTCGAGAACTTCGCCCGGATGGAGCGCTGGCTCGACGAGGGGATCGACGTCGCGGGCGAGGCCTACGAGGAGTTCATCCGCGACATCTACCAGGACAACAAGCTCTACAACAACGAGCTCTACCTGGGCGACGAGCGCGTCGACGTCTCCAACATCGACATGCCCGTCCTCCAGATCGTCGCCGAGTACGACCACCTCATCCCGCCGGGAGCCTCGAAGCCGTTCAACGAGGTCATCGGCTCCGACGACACCGAGGTCATGGAGTTCGCGACGGGTCACATCGGCATGTCCGTCTCCTCGCGCAGCCACGAGGAGCTCTGGCCGCAGGTCAGCGAGTGGTTCGAGGAGCGCTCGAATGGTTCCGACGTCGATTCGGAGCCGGAGACGCCCGAACCCGAGGCCGCAGACGCCGCGCTCGCGGAGGACGTCGCGGGCGACGAGTCCGGCGCCGAGGACCTCGCGGACGGATCCGGACTCGAGACGGACGCCGAGAGCAGTACCCAGACCGAACTCGACGCCGAGACCAGCGACCTCCACGGCGAGGACCGATCGGACGCGGAGATCGTCGAACGCGGCGAGGACGACGTTCAGGAGGAACCCGCCGAACCGGGCGAGATGAACGTCGACGAGGAGGTCGTCGAAGAAGTCACCGACGAGGACGTCGACGCCGAGTCGGCGATCGAGTCCGAGACCGACGATCTGACGGACCTCGACGGCGTCGGACAGGCCTACGCGGATACGCTGGCCGAGGCCGGCATCGAGACGTTCGACGAGTTGGTCGACGCCGACGTCGCCGAACTGGCCACCGAGACGGGGATCTCGCCCAGTCGCATCGAAGACTGGATCGAGCAGGCCGAAAGCCGATAG
- a CDS encoding beta-ketoacyl-ACP reductase, giving the protein MSMDGRTCIITGSARGIGRGIAEYLGAEGANVVINYRSSEDAARNAVGAIEDAGGSAVAAQADVTDREEVEHMREVCHEAFGPADVLVNNAGITADVQFTEMSREDWDRVMDVNLGGMFNCTQEFFDDIWNAHEGRLINISSVVGKQGNFGQANYAAAKSGMFGFTRTIALELAKGGSTANCVAPGFTRTDMLESVPDQVLERIVSGIPLERLAEVEDIAAVVRFLASEDSSYVTGEVIDVNGGMDL; this is encoded by the coding sequence ATGTCCATGGATGGGCGAACCTGCATCATCACCGGCTCGGCGCGCGGTATCGGACGGGGTATCGCGGAGTATCTCGGCGCGGAGGGTGCGAACGTCGTCATCAACTACCGCTCCTCGGAAGACGCCGCCCGAAATGCGGTCGGCGCGATCGAGGACGCCGGCGGAAGCGCCGTCGCGGCCCAGGCCGACGTAACCGACCGCGAGGAGGTCGAACACATGCGGGAGGTCTGCCACGAGGCGTTCGGCCCGGCGGACGTCCTGGTCAACAACGCCGGCATCACGGCCGACGTACAGTTCACCGAGATGTCCCGCGAGGACTGGGACCGGGTGATGGACGTCAACCTCGGCGGGATGTTCAACTGCACCCAGGAGTTCTTCGACGACATCTGGAACGCCCACGAGGGGCGCCTGATCAACATCTCGAGCGTCGTCGGCAAACAGGGGAACTTCGGCCAGGCCAACTACGCCGCCGCGAAGAGCGGCATGTTCGGCTTCACCCGAACCATCGCCCTCGAGCTCGCCAAGGGCGGCTCGACGGCCAACTGCGTCGCCCCCGGCTTCACCCGGACGGACATGCTCGAGTCCGTCCCCGATCAGGTCTTAGAGCGGATCGTCTCGGGGATCCCCCTCGAGCGGCTGGCCGAAGTCGAGGACATCGCGGCCGTGGTTCGGTTCCTCGCCAGCGAGGATTCCTCGTACGTGACCGGTGAAGTCATCGACGTCAACGGCGGGATGGACCTCTAA
- the moaC gene encoding cyclic pyranopterin monophosphate synthase MoaC produces MSEDPSPAADSNTDPRTDADDLTHTTDEGDVQMVDVGDKPDSERRAVAAGEIRLQSSTIEAIRDDQIGKGDVLATARVGAIQAVKHTWETIPMCHQIPITNVDTEFSLGEDRVELEVAVETIGKTGCEMEALEGVTTGLNVVWDMVKAVEKDDDGQYPETGIENVRVVTKEKHRK; encoded by the coding sequence ATGAGTGAGGACCCGTCTCCCGCCGCGGACTCGAACACGGACCCCCGAACCGACGCCGACGACCTCACCCACACCACCGACGAGGGCGACGTCCAGATGGTCGACGTCGGCGACAAGCCCGACAGCGAGCGCCGCGCGGTCGCCGCCGGCGAGATCCGCCTGCAGTCCTCGACGATCGAGGCGATCCGCGACGATCAGATCGGGAAGGGCGACGTGCTCGCGACCGCCCGCGTCGGCGCGATTCAGGCCGTCAAACACACCTGGGAGACGATCCCGATGTGCCACCAAATTCCGATCACCAACGTCGACACCGAGTTCTCGCTGGGCGAGGACCGGGTCGAACTCGAGGTCGCCGTCGAGACGATCGGCAAGACGGGCTGCGAGATGGAGGCCCTCGAGGGCGTCACGACCGGGCTCAACGTCGTCTGGGACATGGTCAAGGCCGTCGAGAAGGACGACGACGGGCAGTACCCCGAAACGGGGATCGAGAACGTCCGAGTCGTGACCAAGGAGAAGCACCGGAAGTGA
- a CDS encoding NAD(P)H-hydrate epimerase → MITGERMGAVDENAAALGVPRKQLMESSGNAVARAVRDVAERGDRVAIVAGRGNNGGDAFVAARFLDGYDVTTLLLGRAANIGTEIARENWDALQRADYDAREVTDSSGFELPECDVIVDAMLGTGISGDLREPAATAADAINAADATVVAVDVPSGFDADGGDHADNGVEADRVVTFHDAKPGLEDLDAEITVADIGIPAAAERYVGPGDVDLARPDTREGRPNIIGGGPYTGAPALAAQAALRASAELAFVAAPDSVAGEIQGYSEDLIVQSYESDVLTPEVADDLLETAEAYDNAVVIGPGLGTADETLEATRQFLSSYTGRAVVDADALAVVPEIETDATLVCTPNRGELARMGGPDTDDLASAADEIEAFAAELGHVVLAKGANDVITDGERTRISRSGTVGMKVGGTGDTLAGIVAALLEHAEPLDAAAAGAHVNGLAGERLAETKEHGFLASDMLAELPAVLWGGDDE, encoded by the coding sequence ATGATCACAGGCGAGCGAATGGGCGCCGTCGACGAGAACGCCGCGGCACTGGGCGTGCCGCGAAAGCAGTTGATGGAGTCGAGCGGGAACGCCGTCGCCCGCGCGGTCCGCGACGTCGCCGAGCGGGGCGACCGAGTCGCGATCGTCGCCGGACGAGGCAACAACGGCGGGGACGCGTTCGTCGCCGCTCGCTTCTTGGACGGGTACGACGTCACGACCCTCCTGCTCGGCCGCGCCGCGAACATCGGCACGGAGATCGCTCGCGAGAACTGGGACGCCCTCCAGCGGGCCGACTACGACGCGCGAGAAGTCACGGACTCGAGCGGGTTCGAGCTCCCCGAGTGCGACGTCATCGTGGACGCGATGCTGGGGACGGGGATCAGCGGCGACCTCCGGGAACCCGCGGCGACCGCGGCCGACGCGATCAACGCCGCCGACGCGACCGTCGTCGCGGTCGACGTCCCCTCCGGCTTCGACGCCGACGGGGGCGACCACGCCGACAACGGCGTCGAGGCGGACCGCGTCGTCACGTTCCACGACGCGAAACCGGGACTCGAGGACCTCGACGCGGAGATCACGGTCGCAGATATCGGCATCCCGGCCGCGGCCGAACGGTACGTCGGGCCCGGCGACGTCGACCTCGCGCGACCCGACACTCGCGAGGGACGGCCGAATATCATCGGCGGGGGCCCCTACACCGGCGCGCCGGCGCTGGCGGCCCAGGCCGCCCTGCGGGCCAGCGCGGAGCTCGCCTTCGTCGCGGCTCCCGACTCCGTCGCCGGCGAGATCCAGGGGTACAGCGAGGATCTGATCGTCCAGTCGTACGAGAGCGACGTCCTCACGCCCGAGGTGGCCGACGACCTCCTCGAGACGGCCGAAGCGTACGACAACGCCGTCGTCATCGGCCCCGGTCTCGGCACCGCAGACGAGACTCTCGAGGCGACCCGCCAGTTCCTCTCTTCGTACACCGGCCGGGCGGTCGTCGACGCCGACGCCCTCGCGGTCGTCCCGGAGATCGAGACCGACGCGACGCTGGTCTGTACGCCGAACCGCGGTGAACTCGCACGGATGGGCGGTCCCGACACCGACGATCTGGCGTCGGCGGCCGACGAGATCGAGGCGTTCGCGGCCGAACTCGGGCACGTCGTCCTCGCGAAGGGGGCGAACGACGTGATCACCGACGGCGAGCGCACGCGGATCAGCCGCTCGGGCACCGTCGGGATGAAGGTCGGCGGCACCGGTGACACGTTGGCGGGGATCGTCGCCGCCCTGCTCGAGCACGCCGAGCCGCTCGACGCCGCCGCGGCGGGGGCCCACGTCAACGGGCTCGCGGGCGAGCGCCTCGCGGAGACCAAGGAGCACGGGTTCCTCGCGTCCGATATGCTCGCTGAACTGCCCGCGGTGCTCTGGGGTGGTGACGATGAGTGA
- a CDS encoding acylphosphatase, with protein sequence MADRTRAHVFVSGKVQGVYYRANTRDTARDRGVDGWVKNLDDGRVEAIFEGPEDAVEEMIEWCHTGSPAADVEDVEVEYEEPRGEDGFEIRY encoded by the coding sequence ATGGCGGACCGAACCCGCGCACACGTCTTCGTCTCCGGGAAGGTACAGGGCGTCTACTACCGCGCGAACACTCGAGACACGGCCCGCGACAGGGGTGTCGACGGCTGGGTGAAGAACTTGGACGACGGCCGCGTCGAGGCGATCTTCGAAGGACCCGAGGACGCCGTCGAGGAGATGATCGAGTGGTGTCACACGGGCAGTCCCGCGGCCGACGTCGAGGACGTCGAGGTCGAGTACGAGGAGCCGCGGGGCGAGGACGGCTTCGAAATCCGGTACTGA
- a CDS encoding MBL fold metallo-hydrolase, producing MPVRHRDGIHFELESSKGLERQSQPRIVADARSAVGAINVVSHAHADHTFRSTPETVVCSPETAAIAEARTGTGFEFVDSAPGVDLVPAGHVVGSRAALLDLETADGDSRRYCYTGDFSTRDRCYLEGFDPERIDADVLVMETTYGLPKYRFPSQEELEAEIADWIRDNDDRPLFCFGYSLGRAQKLQWIAREALAGSRAADGDTRIDADETTATDSDDLEREILVSDSIRDVNRAIETATDGRLAFPGRPYDSLRGLSDEIVILPTNQARADWVEAAVEREGALKAGFSGWAVDDFFLYRGNYDVTFPLTDHCDFDELLETVRAIDPETVYTHHGFDEAFADRLETEYGYRARPLKRDQTALEEFC from the coding sequence GTGCCCGTTCGCCACCGTGACGGCATCCACTTCGAACTCGAGTCCTCGAAAGGCCTCGAGCGGCAATCACAGCCGCGGATCGTCGCCGACGCCCGCAGCGCCGTCGGGGCGATCAACGTGGTGAGCCACGCCCACGCCGACCACACGTTTCGGTCGACTCCCGAGACGGTCGTCTGTTCGCCGGAAACCGCAGCGATCGCCGAGGCTCGCACCGGTACCGGCTTCGAGTTCGTCGACTCCGCGCCGGGCGTCGACCTCGTTCCCGCCGGCCACGTCGTCGGCTCGCGCGCGGCGCTGCTCGACCTCGAGACCGCCGACGGCGACTCCCGACGCTACTGCTACACCGGCGACTTCTCGACGCGCGATCGGTGCTACCTCGAGGGGTTCGACCCCGAGCGCATCGACGCCGACGTCCTCGTGATGGAGACGACCTACGGACTCCCGAAGTACCGTTTCCCGTCGCAAGAGGAACTCGAGGCCGAGATCGCCGACTGGATCCGCGACAACGACGACCGGCCGCTGTTCTGCTTCGGCTACTCGCTGGGCCGGGCCCAGAAGCTGCAGTGGATCGCCCGCGAGGCGCTGGCGGGGTCTCGAGCGGCCGACGGTGACACTCGAATCGATGCCGACGAGACTACCGCCACCGACAGCGACGACCTCGAGCGCGAGATCCTGGTGTCCGACTCGATCCGCGACGTCAACCGGGCCATCGAGACCGCCACGGACGGCCGACTCGCGTTCCCGGGCCGCCCGTACGACTCCCTGCGCGGCCTCTCCGACGAGATCGTGATCCTCCCGACCAACCAGGCCCGCGCGGACTGGGTCGAGGCCGCCGTCGAGCGCGAGGGCGCGCTGAAGGCGGGCTTTTCCGGCTGGGCCGTCGACGATTTCTTCCTGTATCGGGGGAATTACGACGTCACCTTCCCGCTTACCGATCACTGCGACTTCGACGAACTGCTCGAGACGGTCCGGGCGATCGACCCCGAAACCGTCTACACCCACCACGGCTTTGACGAGGCCTTTGCGGACCGCCTCGAGACCGAGTACGGCTACCGGGCGCGACCGCTAAAGCGGGATCAGACCGCGCTCGAGGAGTTCTGCTGA
- a CDS encoding DNA-3-methyladenine glycosylase family protein, which produces MESGTIPVDELGGGLDLYRTLESGQSYLWRRSDGEMYGGSPAPNAWYHTVVDGEVIRVRRRGGPEGDPTAGVAADATTGRLEWASTTDAEPIVRDLLRLDDDLGAIVDAAPDDPLLREAYEAHRGMRLVDDPAFGCLISFICSTQMRVGRIHTMVSTLAREYGDAIAFDGETYHAFPTPAQLAAATEAELRDLGLGYRAPYVVRTAEMVADGEAHPEEARDLAYEAAREYLTRFVGVGDKVADCVLLFSLGFDEAVPLDTWLKSAVEEYYPDCDRGSYAATSRAIRERLGGEYAGYAQTYIFHHLRTGE; this is translated from the coding sequence ATGGAGTCAGGGACGATTCCGGTCGACGAACTCGGGGGCGGTCTCGACCTGTATCGCACGCTCGAGAGCGGACAGAGCTACCTCTGGCGGCGCAGCGACGGCGAGATGTACGGCGGGTCGCCGGCGCCGAACGCGTGGTATCACACCGTCGTCGACGGGGAGGTGATCCGCGTTCGCCGCCGCGGCGGTCCGGAGGGCGATCCGACCGCCGGGGTGGCGGCCGACGCGACGACCGGCCGTCTCGAGTGGGCGTCGACGACCGACGCCGAACCGATCGTCCGCGACCTGTTGCGCCTGGACGACGACCTCGGGGCGATCGTCGACGCGGCGCCGGACGATCCCCTCCTTCGCGAAGCCTACGAGGCCCACCGCGGGATGCGACTGGTCGACGATCCGGCCTTCGGCTGCCTGATCTCGTTTATCTGTTCGACGCAGATGCGGGTCGGTCGGATCCACACGATGGTCTCGACGCTGGCTCGAGAATACGGCGACGCGATCGCGTTCGACGGCGAGACCTACCACGCGTTCCCGACGCCGGCGCAACTCGCGGCGGCGACCGAGGCCGAACTGCGGGACCTGGGACTGGGCTACCGCGCCCCCTACGTCGTTCGCACGGCCGAGATGGTGGCCGACGGCGAGGCCCACCCCGAGGAAGCGCGGGACCTCGCATACGAGGCCGCGCGGGAGTACCTGACGCGGTTCGTCGGCGTCGGGGACAAGGTCGCCGACTGCGTGCTCCTGTTCTCGCTGGGATTCGACGAGGCCGTCCCCCTCGACACGTGGCTCAAGTCGGCCGTCGAGGAGTACTACCCCGACTGCGACCGCGGCTCTTACGCCGCGACCTCGCGGGCGATCCGCGAGCGACTGGGCGGGGAGTACGCCGGGTACGCCCAGACCTACATCTTCCACCACCTGCGGACCGGCGAGTGA
- a CDS encoding DUF555 domain-containing protein: MNCRVVVEAAVPVFDVETPDEAIRIAISKTGEMLNPDLNYVEINMGERTSPSGEELPPAFIAADEALVALELEMTVFNVEREEHASRIARKEIGQLLENIPLEVIEVEELEEDEVDDESDTETEESSTAETDDEETDDEEILPEFEDLVE; the protein is encoded by the coding sequence ATGAACTGCAGGGTTGTCGTCGAAGCCGCCGTGCCGGTGTTCGATGTGGAAACTCCGGACGAGGCGATTCGCATCGCCATTTCGAAGACGGGTGAGATGCTAAACCCTGACTTAAACTACGTCGAGATCAACATGGGCGAGCGCACCTCCCCATCGGGAGAGGAGCTCCCGCCCGCCTTCATCGCGGCCGACGAGGCACTGGTCGCGCTCGAACTGGAGATGACCGTCTTCAACGTCGAGCGCGAGGAACACGCCTCCCGCATCGCGCGCAAGGAGATCGGCCAACTCCTCGAGAACATCCCCCTCGAGGTCATCGAGGTCGAGGAACTCGAGGAAGACGAAGTCGACGACGAGTCGGACACCGAAACGGAGGAGTCGTCGACCGCGGAGACCGACGACGAGGAGACCGACGACGAGGAGATCCTCCCCGAGTTCGAGGATCTGGTCGAGTAA
- a CDS encoding UPF0058 family protein translates to MKKQELIHLHGLLAEVSNQCAEWDDCTIDLEEYESRGIRPTSIHKSKTDHKAAVFALAGGITKNMREGEQEAVAATAD, encoded by the coding sequence ATGAAGAAGCAGGAGCTCATTCACCTTCACGGCCTTCTCGCGGAGGTATCGAACCAGTGCGCGGAGTGGGATGACTGTACTATCGACCTCGAGGAGTACGAGTCGCGGGGCATCCGACCGACATCGATCCACAAGTCAAAAACCGATCACAAAGCTGCTGTCTTCGCACTCGCCGGGGGAATCACGAAGAACATGCGCGAGGGGGAGCAGGAAGCAGTCGCCGCTACTGCGGACTGA
- a CDS encoding DUF7836 family putative zinc-binding protein: MDETTVQLLCPECAKDWQISPGELPAAADMFHCPGCHASRRMSEFTRTDRDLQTLKQLG, translated from the coding sequence ATGGACGAAACGACCGTGCAACTGTTGTGTCCAGAATGTGCGAAAGATTGGCAGATTTCTCCCGGCGAACTCCCCGCTGCCGCCGACATGTTTCACTGCCCCGGCTGTCACGCCTCGCGGCGGATGTCCGAGTTCACGCGAACCGATCGGGATCTCCAGACGTTGAAACAACTCGGCTAG
- a CDS encoding transcription initiation factor IIB, whose amino-acid sequence MTDTTIKTYSGETESEETTEQSGEQERCPECGGRVVSDAEHAETVCEDCGLVVEEDEIDRGPEWRAFDAAEKDEKSRVGAPTTNMMHDQGLSTNIGWQDKDAYGRALSSRQRQKMQRLRTWNERFRTRDSKERNLKQALGEIDRMASALGLPENVRETASVIYRRALEEDLLPGRSIEGVATASLYAAARQAGTPRSLDEISAVSRVEKMELTRTYRYIIRELGLEVKPADPEHYVPRFVSDLDLSDETERMARELLESARQEGVHSGKSPVGLAAAAVYAAALLTNEKVTQNDVSEVASISEVTIRNRYKELLEASDTAAPA is encoded by the coding sequence ATGACAGACACCACCATCAAAACGTACTCAGGCGAGACGGAGAGCGAGGAAACGACCGAACAGTCGGGGGAGCAAGAGCGCTGCCCCGAGTGTGGCGGCCGAGTCGTATCGGACGCCGAACACGCCGAGACGGTCTGTGAAGACTGCGGTCTCGTCGTCGAGGAAGACGAGATCGACCGCGGCCCCGAGTGGCGGGCCTTCGACGCCGCCGAGAAGGACGAGAAGTCCCGCGTCGGCGCGCCGACGACGAACATGATGCACGACCAGGGCCTCTCGACGAACATCGGCTGGCAGGACAAGGACGCCTACGGCCGGGCCCTCTCGAGTCGTCAGCGCCAGAAGATGCAGCGCCTGCGCACCTGGAACGAGCGGTTCCGCACCCGCGACTCCAAGGAGCGCAACCTCAAGCAGGCGCTTGGCGAGATCGACCGGATGGCGAGCGCGCTCGGTCTCCCGGAGAACGTCCGCGAGACCGCCAGCGTGATCTACCGCCGCGCGCTCGAGGAGGACCTGCTGCCGGGCCGTTCGATCGAGGGCGTCGCGACAGCGTCGCTGTACGCCGCGGCCCGCCAGGCGGGCACGCCGCGTAGCCTCGACGAAATTTCGGCCGTCAGCCGCGTCGAGAAGATGGAGCTGACCCGCACGTACCGGTACATCATCCGGGAACTCGGCCTCGAGGTCAAGCCGGCCGACCCCGAACACTACGTGCCGCGGTTCGTCAGCGACCTCGACCTCTCGGACGAGACCGAGCGCATGGCCCGCGAACTGCTCGAGTCGGCCCGTCAGGAGGGCGTCCACAGCGGCAAGTCGCCGGTCGGCCTCGCGGCCGCCGCGGTCTACGCCGCCGCCCTGCTGACCAACGAGAAGGTCACCCAGAACGACGTCAGCGAAGTCGCCAGCATCTCCGAGGTCACGATCCGCAACCGCTACAAGGAGCTGCTCGAGGCCTCCGACACGGCAGCCCCGGCGTAA
- a CDS encoding DUF357 domain-containing protein: MAADLEEKTDRYGELLAEALEAASVAPPEGTPMAEAAAECYEMASSYLEDGRHFREADDLVNALASFSYGHAWLDAGARVGLFDVPTEGHLFTV; this comes from the coding sequence ATGGCTGCGGATCTCGAGGAGAAGACGGATCGCTACGGCGAGTTGCTCGCGGAGGCCCTCGAGGCGGCGTCGGTCGCGCCGCCGGAAGGAACCCCGATGGCCGAGGCGGCGGCCGAATGTTACGAGATGGCGTCGTCGTACCTCGAGGACGGCCGTCACTTCCGCGAGGCGGACGACCTCGTCAACGCGCTGGCGTCGTTCTCCTACGGCCACGCGTGGCTCGACGCGGGCGCTCGAGTCGGCCTGTTCGACGTGCCGACTGAGGGACACCTGTTTACGGTCTAG
- a CDS encoding DUF389 domain-containing protein, protein MRLLQVFVPAETRDAALDVLEDEGLDYVRTNESSDRGEGELVTFPVPTQAVDSVLTSLREAGVEDDFIVVSSIETARTPRIEELEERYVNGQEEDDSIAREEIRTRALNMTPGRVTYYAMTVLSAIVATAGLLLDSPAIVVGSMVIAPQVSAALTGTVGLVLDDRDMIAGGLTSLAMGLVVAIASAFAFAWLVRSGGVVPSTIDITAIVQVQNRISPGLLALVVGVCAGAAGAFGLATAIPVSLVGVMIAVALIPAAAAVGIGLAWGETTVAVGAGALVAVNATSILFAGLAVFWYLGYRPDGWTRGSLRDNVPGEWLDTLLIAAVVGMLVFAAGGLVIGQYVSHQNAVNDEVRTVLEDEAYDDLELVEVRTEFVGPGTDGEPAVTVVVQRPADVPYPTLVSTLEAGLEDRTDRDVAVTVEFVESGAPQAS, encoded by the coding sequence GTGCGACTACTGCAGGTGTTCGTCCCGGCCGAAACGCGGGACGCGGCGCTCGACGTGCTCGAGGACGAGGGCCTCGATTACGTTCGAACGAACGAGAGCAGCGACCGAGGGGAGGGCGAACTCGTCACGTTCCCGGTCCCGACGCAGGCGGTCGACAGCGTGCTCACGTCGCTGCGCGAGGCCGGCGTCGAGGACGACTTCATCGTCGTCTCCTCGATCGAGACGGCCCGGACACCGCGAATCGAGGAGCTCGAGGAACGGTACGTCAACGGACAGGAGGAAGACGACAGCATCGCCCGCGAGGAGATCCGCACGCGGGCGCTGAACATGACGCCCGGTCGCGTCACCTACTACGCGATGACGGTCCTGAGCGCGATCGTCGCGACGGCGGGCTTGCTGCTGGACTCGCCGGCGATCGTCGTCGGGTCGATGGTGATCGCGCCGCAGGTCAGCGCCGCGCTGACGGGGACCGTCGGCCTCGTGCTCGACGACCGCGACATGATCGCCGGCGGACTCACCTCGCTGGCGATGGGGCTCGTCGTCGCCATCGCCAGCGCCTTCGCGTTCGCGTGGCTGGTCCGGTCCGGTGGGGTCGTTCCCTCGACGATCGATATCACGGCCATCGTGCAGGTCCAGAACCGGATCTCGCCGGGGCTGCTCGCGCTCGTGGTCGGCGTCTGCGCCGGCGCCGCCGGCGCGTTCGGCCTCGCGACGGCGATTCCCGTCTCGCTGGTCGGCGTGATGATCGCCGTCGCGCTCATCCCGGCGGCCGCGGCGGTCGGCATCGGGCTGGCCTGGGGCGAGACGACCGTCGCCGTCGGCGCCGGCGCGCTGGTCGCCGTCAACGCTACGTCGATCCTCTTCGCCGGCCTCGCGGTCTTCTGGTATCTCGGCTACCGGCCCGACGGCTGGACGCGGGGATCGCTCCGAGACAACGTCCCCGGCGAGTGGCTCGATACCCTCCTCATCGCCGCCGTCGTCGGCATGCTCGTCTTCGCCGCCGGCGGGCTGGTCATCGGCCAGTACGTGAGCCACCAGAACGCCGTCAACGACGAGGTGCGGACCGTCCTCGAGGACGAGGCGTACGACGACCTCGAGCTCGTCGAGGTGCGCACCGAGTTCGTCGGTCCCGGGACCGACGGCGAGCCGGCGGTCACCGTCGTCGTCCAGCGACCCGCCGACGTTCCGTATCCGACCCTCGTCTCGACCCTCGAGGCC